The Melospiza georgiana isolate bMelGeo1 chromosome Z, bMelGeo1.pri, whole genome shotgun sequence genome contains a region encoding:
- the ZFYVE16 gene encoding zinc finger FYVE domain-containing protein 16 isoform X1 produces MDSYFKAAVCDLDKLLDEFEQNTDEYECFRTPQNPYDSKLSSVLDCLEHAHPTAELPEDPAACPAPEESSPCAPAGTRDVLSFSPPKERGVAGPDLLSTVDSSSLSEAEALSLGRCSVPVCDLVSDTADLIPSVAAPEGARELQPDELQGTQGPAACGVSCVPTPVCVTSPGCSGAASAQQRDGDSVLQDSGHLATQQINDLALKPESYAAGAVLGLCDDQHRTEPVKCNEVLDHPGETAALDPECVTVTSQTWNAHSPKDEKLPFETQDDGACSAASEEAYGGNAVGKVDPNNGSNADSMPSELPKRHNSSARVPGNHVLPGSSCQIGAEVELEKKGTEENVDSEELNRDEVPSSVSSSCMSAEDVQTSLSCLSLPVSMCGSLVVSEEKVNPLPQNAVAEVISDTVTVHAGESKTLLPGRESCESTSWHEQEDVAEISESIAEESGDGEKYSTENIIDDSDSQQIKAFASAFLDPGAEPYDVGVDTFYDESMSSVMADFTVEDNIIKSDILISDAELDDFLYGQSLQSSVLKSSGNDGNLVEADADGGSLTDLNSLDFTEVNEELMQAKLEEITSINSNLKASVPDNEVEAAAEVTMSQSQGTTESGSGALVSDICIEGARPKQLLDLSQGAAGQKQVNRTSVLERESQECGSVSPEAPLPDTSVNAGNTDPGESSSEAVGNQASESAEPRKAPAALSWKQPLWVPDSEAPNCMKCQAKFTFTKRRHHCRACGKVFCGSCCKRKCKLHYMEKEARVCNGCYDDINKAQAFERMMSPTGPVPNSSVSSEHSSAVASVEEAQIPGGASSPSPSALLPTSALKQPGPEGLCPREQKRVWFADGILPNGEVADTAKLSSGAKRSQESSPESTELPETPTAANPEEDDLVTDVNQKLREDKMTRMEELHPSVPSEGAEQAVPGQSEVVPSDRSVTPGTEECSPAAAEESSPGSEGQSTQAVPVSASSCRALCGVENWVQRDISLLPDGDELPPLLLALGEKGKDLLVEEHPFHQKVALLLGEGGPNPLTFILNANLLVNVRLITYSSEKCWCFSTNGLHGLGQAEIVILLQRLPDEDVFPSEIFKLFLDIYKDAMKGKFIKNMENITFTESFLSSKEHGGFLFVSPTFQELDDHILPDNPFLCGILIHKLEIPWAKVFPIRLMLRLGAEYGAYPTPMVSVRRREPLFRDIGHTIMNLLVDFRNYQYTLHTIDNLFVHVEMGRSCIKIPLRKHNEVMRVINSSNEHVISIGASFNTEADSHLVCVQNKQGLYHTQAISATGQPREVTGASFVVFNGALKSSSGLLAKSSIVEDGLMVQITQETMEGLRQALRDKKDFRITCGQVDTGDVKEYVDICWVENEEKTNKGILSPVDGESMEGTQSEKAPQYRDFEREGKVMKCTEVYHFAKDREPSSAVPHQFAREIAIACSTALCPHLKTLKNNGMNKIGLRVSIDSDMVEYLAGSGGHLLPQNYLNDLDSALIPVIHSGMSDPTALPLKMELVFFIIEHLS; encoded by the exons ATGGACAGTTACTTTAAAGCTGCAGTCTGTGACTTGGACAAACTGCTTGATGAATTTGAGCAGAATACAG ATGAATATGAGTGCTTCAGAACCCCTCAAAATCCATACGACTCAAAGCTGTCTTCAGTCCTGGATTGCTTAGAGCATGCAcaccccacagcagagctgccagaggaTCCTGCTGCATGTCCTGCCCCAGAGGAGAGCTCTCCCTGCGCCCCAGCAGGCACAAGGGATGTGCTCAGCTTCTCACCACCCAAAGAGAGAGGTGTGGCTGGACCCGACCTCTTGTCCACTGTggacagcagctccctcagtgaGGCTGAGGCTCTGAGCCTGGGAAGGTGCAGCGTGCCTGTGTGTGACCTTGTCAGTGACACAGCAGATTTAATCCCCTCAGTGGCTGCTCCAGAAGGGGCTCGGGAGCTGCAGCCGGATGAGCTCCAGGGCACCCAGGGGCCCGCTGCCTGTGGCGTGTCTTGTGTCCCCACGCCTGTTTGTGTGACTTCACCTGGCTGCAGCGGGGCTGCCAGCGCacagcagagggatggggactcGGTGTTACAAGATTCAGGGCATCTTGCAACACAACAAATTAATGATTTAGctttaaaaccagaaagttACGCTGCCGGAGCAGTCCTGGGTCTGTGTGACGATCAACACAGGACAGAACCTGTAAAGTGCAATGAAGTACTTGACCACCCTGGAGAAACTGCTGCCCTGGATCCTGAATGTGTCACTGTAACATCACAGACTTGGAATGCACACAGTCCCAAAGATGAAAAACTGCCTTTTGAAACACAGGATGACGGTGCGTGCTCTGCAGCAAGCGAAGAAGCATATGGAGGAAATGCCGTAGGAAAAGTAGATCCAAACAATGGGAGTAATGCTGATTCCATGCCTTCAGAGCTGCCAAAGAGGCACAACAGCAGTGCAAGAGTACCTGGAAATCATGTCTTGCCAGGCTCCTCGTGTCAAATAGGAGCTGAAGTAGAATTGGAAAAGAAAGGCACAGAAGAGAATGTAGATAGTGAAGAACTTAATAGGGATGAGGTGCCAAGCAGTGTTTCCAGTTCATGTATGTCAGCTGAGGATGTCCAGACATCTCTGTCTTGTCTTTCCCTTCCTGTGTCCATGTGTGGTTCCTTAGTTGTATCAGAAGAAAAGGTTAATCCTCTACCTCAAAATGCAGTGGCGGAGGTTATTAGTGATACTGTAACTGTTCATGCTGGAGAGTCTAAAACTCTTCTCCCTGGCAGGGAATCCTGTGAAAGTACTAGCTGGCATGAGCAAGAAGATGTAGCTGAAATAAGTGAAAGTATTGCAGAAGAAAGTGGAGATGGAGAGAAATACAGTACTGAGAATATAATTGATGATAGTGATTCTCAGCAAATCAaagcttttgcttctgcttttctaGACCCTGGAGCTGAGCCATATGATGTTGGTGTAGACACTTTTTATGATGAGAGCATGAGCTCTGTTATGGCTGACTTTACTGTTGAGGACAATATTATTAAAAGTGATATTCTAATAAGCGATGCTGAGCTTGATGATTTCTTGTATGGACAAAGTCTGCAGTCCAGTGTGTTGAAGTCTTCAGGCAATGATGGTAACTTGGTGGAAGCTGATGCAGATGGAGGGAGTTTAACAGATCTGAACAGCCTGGATTTCACAGAGGTCAATGAAGAGCTTATGCAGGCAAAACTGGAGGAGATAACAAGCATTAATAGTAACCTTAAAGCATCTGTTCCTGACAATGAAGtggaagctgcagcagaggtCACCATGTCTCAAAGTCAAGGCACGACTGAGAGTGGCAGTGGAGCTCTGGTTTCTGATATTTGTATTGAAGGTGCACGACCAAAGCAGTTGCTTGACCtttcccagggagctgctggtcAGAAACAAGTGAATAGAACAAGTGTACTTGAAAGGGAAAGCCAGGAGTGTGGTTCTGTTAGCCCAGAAGCTCCCCTCCCAGACACCAGTGTAAATGCTGGTAACACTGACCCTGgggaaagcagctctgaggctgTAGGAAATCAAGCGTCGGAGAGCGCTGAGCCACGTAAGGCGCCCGCAGCTCTGTCCTGGAAGCAGCCCCTGTGGGTCCCAGACTCAGAGGCACCCAACTGCATGAAGTGCCAGGCCAAGTTCACCTTCACAAAGAGACGACACCACTGCCGGGCCTGTGGGAAG GTTTTTTGTGGTAGCTGTTGTAAACGAAAATGCAAACTGCATTACATGGAGAAGGAAGCGAGAGTCTGCAATGGCTGTTATGATGATATTAATAAAG CACAGGCATTTGAAAGGATGATGAGTCCAACTGGTCCTGTCCCCAATTCCAGTGTCTCCTCTGAGCATTCTTCTGCTGTTGCATCTGTAGAGGAGGCCCAGATACCTGGGGGTGCCAGCTCTCCTTCACCATCTGCACTGTTGCCTACCTCAGCACTTAAACAACCTGGTCCTGAAG ggctgtgccccagagAGCAGAAGAGGGTTTGGTTTGCAGATGGTATTCTGCCAAACGGGGAGGTGGCAGACACAGCAAAGCTGTCCTCAGGAGCAAAGAGGTCACAGGAATCCAGcccagagagcacagagctgcccgAGACGCCCACG GCTGCAAACCCAGAGGAAGATGACCTGGTAACTGATGTGAATCAAAAACTGAGGGAAGATAAGATGACAAGGATGGAGGAATTACATCCTTCTGTACCTTCAGAGGGTGCAGAGCAGGCCGTGCCTGGCCAGAGTGAGGTGGTACCTAGTGACAGATCTGTCACTCCAGGCACTGAAGAGtgttcccctgcagcagcagaggagagcagtcCTGGTTCAGAGggccagagcacacaggctGTGCCTGTCTCTGCCTCAAGCTGCAGAGCACTCTGTGGGGTGGAGAACTGGGTGCAACGAGACATCAGCCTTCTTCCTGATGGTGATGAGCTGCCTCCACTTCTGCTTGCACTGGGTGAAAAAGGGAAAG ATCTTCTGGTGGAGGAACATCCATTTCACCAAAAGGTCGCCTTGCTGCTTGGGGAAGGAGGTCCTAATCCATTGACTTTTATTCTAAATGCAAACTTGCTTGTCAATGTGAGGCTAATAACAT ATTCCTCAGAAAAGTGCTGGTGCTTCTCAACAAATGGACTGCATGGTTTGGGTCAGGCAGAAATTGTCATTCTGTTGCAGCGTTTGCCAGATGAAGATGTTTTCCCTAGTGAAATATTCAAATTATTTCTTGACATCTATAAAGATGCAATGAAAG GAAAGTTCATCAAAAATATGGAAAACATTACTTTTACGGAAAGCTTtctcagcagcaaagagcatGGTGGATTCCTGTTTGTTTCACCAACTTTTCAGGAACTTGATGATCACATTCTACCAGATAACCCTTTTCTTTGTGGCATTCTGATCCATAAGCTGGAAATACCCTGGGCAAAAGTGTTTCCAATACGCTTGATGCTGAGATTGGGAGCAGAATATGGGG CCTATCCAACTCCCATGGTAAGTGTCAGGCGCCGGGAGCCGCTCTTCAGAGACATTGGACACACGATTATGAACCTGCTTGTT GACTTCAGAAATTACCAGTACACTTTGCATACCATAGACAACCTGTTTGTCCATGTGGAAATGGGTAGAAGCTGTATTAAAATACCTCTGAGGAAGCACAATGAG GTGATGAGAGTGATCAATTCCTCTAATGAACATGTAATTAGCATTGGAGCCAGTTTCAATACCGAGGCAGACTCTCACCTGGTGTGTGTGCAGAACAAGCAGGGCCTCTATCACACACAGGCCATCAGTGCCACgggacagcccagggaag TTACAGGTGCAAGTTTTGTGGTGTTTAATGGAGCCTTAAAATCATCTTCAGGACTTTTAGCTAAATCCAGTATAGTTGAAG ATGGGCTGATGGTACAAATAACACAAGAAACCATGGAAGGCCTACGTCAGGCATTAAGAGACAAGAAGGACTTCAGGATAACCTGTGGACAAGTGGATACAGGGGACGTGAAGGAATACGTAGATATTTGCTGGGtagaaaatgaagagaaaacaaacaaagg AATTTTGAGCCCAGTTGATGGAGAATCAATGGAAGGAACTCAGAGTGAGAAAGCACCACAATACAGAGACTTcgaaagagagggaaaagttATGAAGTGCACTGAA GTTTACCATTTTGCAAAGGATCGTGAACCCTCCAGTGCTGTTCCCCACCAGTTTGCAAGAGAGATTGCCattgcctgcagcactgctctttgCCCTCACCTTAAAACCTTGAAAAATAACGGGATGAATAAGATAGGACTCAGAGTTTCCATCGACTCAGACATG GTTGAATACTTAGCAGGATCTGGAGGGCACCTTCTCCCACAGAACTACCTGAACGACTTGGACAGTGCTCTGATTCCTGTGATTCACAGTGGAATGTCAGATCCTACAGCTCTGCCACTGAAAATGGAATTAGTGTTTTTCATTATAGAACACCTGTCTTGA
- the ZFYVE16 gene encoding zinc finger FYVE domain-containing protein 16 isoform X2, with amino-acid sequence MDSYFKAAVCDLDKLLDEFEQNTDEYECFRTPQNPYDSKLSSVLDCLEHAHPTAELPEDPAACPAPEESSPCAPAGTRDVLSFSPPKERGVAGPDLLSTVDSSSLSEAEALSLGRCSVPVCDLVSDTADLIPSVAAPEGARELQPDELQGTQGPAACGVSCVPTPVCVTSPGCSGAASAQQRDGDSVLQDSGHLATQQINDLALKPESYAAGAVLGLCDDQHRTEPVKCNEVLDHPGETAALDPECVTVTSQTWNAHSPKDEKLPFETQDDGACSAASEEAYGGNAVGKVDPNNGSNADSMPSELPKRHNSSARVPGNHVLPGSSCQIGAEVELEKKGTEENVDSEELNRDEVPSSVSSSCMSAEDVQTSLSCLSLPVSMCGSLVVSEEKVNPLPQNAVAEVISDTVTVHAGESKTLLPGRESCESTSWHEQEDVAEISESIAEESGDGEKYSTENIIDDSDSQQIKAFASAFLDPGAEPYDVGVDTFYDESMSSVMADFTVEDNIIKSDILISDAELDDFLYGQSLQSSVLKSSGNDGNLVEADADGGSLTDLNSLDFTEVNEELMQAKLEEITSINSNLKASVPDNEVEAAAEVTMSQSQGTTESGSGALVSDICIEGARPKQLLDLSQGAAGQKQVNRTSVLERESQECGSVSPEAPLPDTSVNAGNTDPGESSSEAVGNQASESAEPRKAPAALSWKQPLWVPDSEAPNCMKCQAKFTFTKRRHHCRACGKVFCGSCCKRKCKLHYMEKEARVCNGCYDDINKAQAFERMMSPTGPVPNSSVSSEHSSAVASVEEAQIPGGASSPSPSALLPTSALKQPGPEGLCPREQKRVWFADGILPNGEVADTAKLSSGAKRSQESSPESTELPETPTAANPEEDDLVTDVNQKLREDKMTRMEELHPSVPSEGAEQAVPGQSEVVPSDRSVTPGTEECSPAAAEESSPGSEGQSTQAVPVSASSCRALCGVENWVQRDISLLPDGDELPPLLLALGEKGKDLLVEEHPFHQKVALLLGEGGPNPLTFILNANLLVNVRLITYSSEKCWCFSTNGLHGLGQAEIVILLQRLPDEDVFPSEIFKLFLDIYKDAMKGKFIKNMENITFTESFLSSKEHGGFLFVSPTFQELDDHILPDNPFLCGILIHKLEIPWAKVFPIRLMLRLGAEYGAYPTPMVSVRRREPLFRDIGHTIMNLLVDFRNYQYTLHTIDNLFVHVEMGRSCIKIPLRKHNEVMRVINSSNEHVISIGASFNTEADSHLVCVQNKQGLYHTQAISATGQPREVTGASFVVFNGALKSSSGLLAKSSIVEDGLMVQITQETMEGLRQALRDKKDFRITCGQVDTGDVKEYVDICWVENEEKTNKGILSPVDGESMEGTQSEKAPQYRDFEREGKVMKCTEVSELHSC; translated from the exons ATGGACAGTTACTTTAAAGCTGCAGTCTGTGACTTGGACAAACTGCTTGATGAATTTGAGCAGAATACAG ATGAATATGAGTGCTTCAGAACCCCTCAAAATCCATACGACTCAAAGCTGTCTTCAGTCCTGGATTGCTTAGAGCATGCAcaccccacagcagagctgccagaggaTCCTGCTGCATGTCCTGCCCCAGAGGAGAGCTCTCCCTGCGCCCCAGCAGGCACAAGGGATGTGCTCAGCTTCTCACCACCCAAAGAGAGAGGTGTGGCTGGACCCGACCTCTTGTCCACTGTggacagcagctccctcagtgaGGCTGAGGCTCTGAGCCTGGGAAGGTGCAGCGTGCCTGTGTGTGACCTTGTCAGTGACACAGCAGATTTAATCCCCTCAGTGGCTGCTCCAGAAGGGGCTCGGGAGCTGCAGCCGGATGAGCTCCAGGGCACCCAGGGGCCCGCTGCCTGTGGCGTGTCTTGTGTCCCCACGCCTGTTTGTGTGACTTCACCTGGCTGCAGCGGGGCTGCCAGCGCacagcagagggatggggactcGGTGTTACAAGATTCAGGGCATCTTGCAACACAACAAATTAATGATTTAGctttaaaaccagaaagttACGCTGCCGGAGCAGTCCTGGGTCTGTGTGACGATCAACACAGGACAGAACCTGTAAAGTGCAATGAAGTACTTGACCACCCTGGAGAAACTGCTGCCCTGGATCCTGAATGTGTCACTGTAACATCACAGACTTGGAATGCACACAGTCCCAAAGATGAAAAACTGCCTTTTGAAACACAGGATGACGGTGCGTGCTCTGCAGCAAGCGAAGAAGCATATGGAGGAAATGCCGTAGGAAAAGTAGATCCAAACAATGGGAGTAATGCTGATTCCATGCCTTCAGAGCTGCCAAAGAGGCACAACAGCAGTGCAAGAGTACCTGGAAATCATGTCTTGCCAGGCTCCTCGTGTCAAATAGGAGCTGAAGTAGAATTGGAAAAGAAAGGCACAGAAGAGAATGTAGATAGTGAAGAACTTAATAGGGATGAGGTGCCAAGCAGTGTTTCCAGTTCATGTATGTCAGCTGAGGATGTCCAGACATCTCTGTCTTGTCTTTCCCTTCCTGTGTCCATGTGTGGTTCCTTAGTTGTATCAGAAGAAAAGGTTAATCCTCTACCTCAAAATGCAGTGGCGGAGGTTATTAGTGATACTGTAACTGTTCATGCTGGAGAGTCTAAAACTCTTCTCCCTGGCAGGGAATCCTGTGAAAGTACTAGCTGGCATGAGCAAGAAGATGTAGCTGAAATAAGTGAAAGTATTGCAGAAGAAAGTGGAGATGGAGAGAAATACAGTACTGAGAATATAATTGATGATAGTGATTCTCAGCAAATCAaagcttttgcttctgcttttctaGACCCTGGAGCTGAGCCATATGATGTTGGTGTAGACACTTTTTATGATGAGAGCATGAGCTCTGTTATGGCTGACTTTACTGTTGAGGACAATATTATTAAAAGTGATATTCTAATAAGCGATGCTGAGCTTGATGATTTCTTGTATGGACAAAGTCTGCAGTCCAGTGTGTTGAAGTCTTCAGGCAATGATGGTAACTTGGTGGAAGCTGATGCAGATGGAGGGAGTTTAACAGATCTGAACAGCCTGGATTTCACAGAGGTCAATGAAGAGCTTATGCAGGCAAAACTGGAGGAGATAACAAGCATTAATAGTAACCTTAAAGCATCTGTTCCTGACAATGAAGtggaagctgcagcagaggtCACCATGTCTCAAAGTCAAGGCACGACTGAGAGTGGCAGTGGAGCTCTGGTTTCTGATATTTGTATTGAAGGTGCACGACCAAAGCAGTTGCTTGACCtttcccagggagctgctggtcAGAAACAAGTGAATAGAACAAGTGTACTTGAAAGGGAAAGCCAGGAGTGTGGTTCTGTTAGCCCAGAAGCTCCCCTCCCAGACACCAGTGTAAATGCTGGTAACACTGACCCTGgggaaagcagctctgaggctgTAGGAAATCAAGCGTCGGAGAGCGCTGAGCCACGTAAGGCGCCCGCAGCTCTGTCCTGGAAGCAGCCCCTGTGGGTCCCAGACTCAGAGGCACCCAACTGCATGAAGTGCCAGGCCAAGTTCACCTTCACAAAGAGACGACACCACTGCCGGGCCTGTGGGAAG GTTTTTTGTGGTAGCTGTTGTAAACGAAAATGCAAACTGCATTACATGGAGAAGGAAGCGAGAGTCTGCAATGGCTGTTATGATGATATTAATAAAG CACAGGCATTTGAAAGGATGATGAGTCCAACTGGTCCTGTCCCCAATTCCAGTGTCTCCTCTGAGCATTCTTCTGCTGTTGCATCTGTAGAGGAGGCCCAGATACCTGGGGGTGCCAGCTCTCCTTCACCATCTGCACTGTTGCCTACCTCAGCACTTAAACAACCTGGTCCTGAAG ggctgtgccccagagAGCAGAAGAGGGTTTGGTTTGCAGATGGTATTCTGCCAAACGGGGAGGTGGCAGACACAGCAAAGCTGTCCTCAGGAGCAAAGAGGTCACAGGAATCCAGcccagagagcacagagctgcccgAGACGCCCACG GCTGCAAACCCAGAGGAAGATGACCTGGTAACTGATGTGAATCAAAAACTGAGGGAAGATAAGATGACAAGGATGGAGGAATTACATCCTTCTGTACCTTCAGAGGGTGCAGAGCAGGCCGTGCCTGGCCAGAGTGAGGTGGTACCTAGTGACAGATCTGTCACTCCAGGCACTGAAGAGtgttcccctgcagcagcagaggagagcagtcCTGGTTCAGAGggccagagcacacaggctGTGCCTGTCTCTGCCTCAAGCTGCAGAGCACTCTGTGGGGTGGAGAACTGGGTGCAACGAGACATCAGCCTTCTTCCTGATGGTGATGAGCTGCCTCCACTTCTGCTTGCACTGGGTGAAAAAGGGAAAG ATCTTCTGGTGGAGGAACATCCATTTCACCAAAAGGTCGCCTTGCTGCTTGGGGAAGGAGGTCCTAATCCATTGACTTTTATTCTAAATGCAAACTTGCTTGTCAATGTGAGGCTAATAACAT ATTCCTCAGAAAAGTGCTGGTGCTTCTCAACAAATGGACTGCATGGTTTGGGTCAGGCAGAAATTGTCATTCTGTTGCAGCGTTTGCCAGATGAAGATGTTTTCCCTAGTGAAATATTCAAATTATTTCTTGACATCTATAAAGATGCAATGAAAG GAAAGTTCATCAAAAATATGGAAAACATTACTTTTACGGAAAGCTTtctcagcagcaaagagcatGGTGGATTCCTGTTTGTTTCACCAACTTTTCAGGAACTTGATGATCACATTCTACCAGATAACCCTTTTCTTTGTGGCATTCTGATCCATAAGCTGGAAATACCCTGGGCAAAAGTGTTTCCAATACGCTTGATGCTGAGATTGGGAGCAGAATATGGGG CCTATCCAACTCCCATGGTAAGTGTCAGGCGCCGGGAGCCGCTCTTCAGAGACATTGGACACACGATTATGAACCTGCTTGTT GACTTCAGAAATTACCAGTACACTTTGCATACCATAGACAACCTGTTTGTCCATGTGGAAATGGGTAGAAGCTGTATTAAAATACCTCTGAGGAAGCACAATGAG GTGATGAGAGTGATCAATTCCTCTAATGAACATGTAATTAGCATTGGAGCCAGTTTCAATACCGAGGCAGACTCTCACCTGGTGTGTGTGCAGAACAAGCAGGGCCTCTATCACACACAGGCCATCAGTGCCACgggacagcccagggaag TTACAGGTGCAAGTTTTGTGGTGTTTAATGGAGCCTTAAAATCATCTTCAGGACTTTTAGCTAAATCCAGTATAGTTGAAG ATGGGCTGATGGTACAAATAACACAAGAAACCATGGAAGGCCTACGTCAGGCATTAAGAGACAAGAAGGACTTCAGGATAACCTGTGGACAAGTGGATACAGGGGACGTGAAGGAATACGTAGATATTTGCTGGGtagaaaatgaagagaaaacaaacaaagg AATTTTGAGCCCAGTTGATGGAGAATCAATGGAAGGAACTCAGAGTGAGAAAGCACCACAATACAGAGACTTcgaaagagagggaaaagttATGAAGTGCACTGAAGTTAGTGAATTACATAGTTGTTGA
- the FAM151B gene encoding protein FAM151B: MASGARGAWSEWPVDHFLRTGHIAARDGAAVRWFHAANSRARAAEAARSDVHMVEVDVVLRGGDRDPILAHPPDTDSDITLQEWLAQMGSTNKGIKLDFKSLAAVGPSLELLGQAGQRLHRPVWLNGDVLPGPCGSRAPLDARAFLRAVTSSCPDATLSLGWTTGCHRGQGYEWPAVQEMRRLCQALSQPVTFAVRAALVPGSIPQLQWLLQQCRRYSLTVWTGKEDVYSVEDLLLIRENFDKSRVYYDIFEPQNSEFKKAIGIE, encoded by the exons ATGGCGAGCGGGGCGCGGG GCGCCTGGAGCGAGTGGCCGGTGGATCACTTCCTGCGCACGGGGCACATCGCGGCCAGGGACGGCGCCGCCGTGCGCTGGTTCCACGCCGCCAACAGCCGGGCCCGGGCCGCGGAGGCCGCGCGGA GCGATGTGCACATGGTGGAGGTGGATGTTGTCCtccggggaggggacagggaccccatCCTGGCTCATCCCCCGGACACTGACAGCGACATCACCCTGCAGGAATGGCTGGCACAGATGGGCAGCACCAACAAAGGCATCAAGCTCGACTTTAAGAG cctggcCGCCGTGGGaccctccctggagctgctggggcaggcgGGGCAGCGCCTGCACAGACCCGTGTGGCTCAACGGGGACGTCCTGCCGGGGCCCTGCGGGAGCCGCGCGCCGCTGGACGCCCGCGCCTTCCTGCGCGCCgtcacctcctcctgccccgACGccaccctgtccctgggctggacCACGGGCTGCCACCGGGGCCAAG gctaCGAGTGGCCCGCGGTGCAGGAGATGCGGCGCCTGTGCCAGGCGCTGTCCCAGCCGGTGACGTTCGCGGTCAGGGCTGCGCTGGTGCCCGGCTCCATCCCGcagctgcagtggctgctgcagcagtgccgcag GTACAGCCTCACTGTTTGGACAGGAAAGGAGGATGTGTATTCTGTGGAAGACTTGCTTCTCATCCGAGAAAATTTTGATAAAAGTAGGGTTTATTATGACATTTTTGAGCCACAAAATTCTGAATTCAAAAAAGCGATTGGAATAGAATAG